A stretch of Myroides oncorhynchi DNA encodes these proteins:
- a CDS encoding M16 family metallopeptidase — protein sequence MKKIYIYAASVVFALAALEMQAQDRKQPIAGPAPAVHVGQPTTFTLKNGMKVMVVQNTKLPRVSYTLTIDNPLVYDGDKAGVSSILSEMLGNETKKMNKDKFQEEIDFLGARINFHSGGASANGLSKHNETILNLLADGALNSVLTQEEFDKAKAKAIEGVKSGENSVTNIARRVESAVLYGKKTPVGEFETEKTLSNVTFADVQEYYKKYYSPEKAYLVIVGDIDYKKTEKAVRGLFDGWSKTNTQYKDVAYKGNVNATEINFVDMSNAVQSEIALVNEVDLKMSDKDYFAAILANQILGGGGEGRLFLNLREAHGWTYGAYSSVGTTRNYPGKFRAGASVRNVVTDSAVTEFIKEIDLIRTTPVKADELKLAKAKYVGNFVMEIQKPSTVAMYALYKELYKLPADFYENYIKNINAVTVEDVQKAAQKYFLKDNMRIVIVGKGSDVLPGLERLGYDIKYFSKEAEEVAKPTSGQDLAAKGLTVSSIADKYINAIGGEKKLAEVKSIMISSVAEVQGMQLESITKVKEGYLLSEQKMMGNTMSKQVVTPKEAFVMAQGQKIEMKGEELKALQAEATPFSELKLKQDKGAVVTGVETVNGKQAVGIKVGKTVSYYDVESGLKVSSVTSQEQGGQVMSITTTYEDYKEVKGVKVPYKQVMNVGIEIINVVKEVKINEGVAEADFK from the coding sequence ATGAAGAAAATATATATTTATGCTGCAAGTGTAGTTTTTGCTTTAGCAGCATTAGAAATGCAAGCACAAGATAGAAAACAACCTATTGCTGGCCCTGCTCCTGCTGTGCATGTTGGTCAGCCAACTACTTTTACATTGAAAAATGGAATGAAAGTTATGGTTGTACAAAACACTAAATTACCTCGTGTATCATATACATTGACTATAGATAATCCATTAGTTTATGATGGAGATAAAGCAGGGGTATCATCTATTTTATCTGAAATGTTAGGTAACGAAACTAAGAAGATGAATAAAGATAAGTTTCAAGAGGAAATAGATTTCTTAGGGGCACGTATTAACTTTCATTCTGGAGGTGCATCTGCTAATGGGTTATCAAAACACAATGAAACTATTTTAAATCTTCTTGCCGATGGTGCATTAAATTCAGTGCTTACACAGGAAGAATTTGACAAAGCTAAGGCTAAAGCTATCGAGGGAGTGAAGTCTGGTGAGAACAGTGTTACGAATATTGCTAGAAGAGTTGAGAGTGCAGTGCTGTATGGAAAGAAAACTCCTGTTGGAGAATTCGAAACTGAGAAGACATTAAGTAATGTGACTTTTGCTGATGTACAAGAGTATTATAAGAAATATTATTCACCAGAGAAAGCTTATTTAGTAATAGTAGGTGATATTGATTATAAGAAAACGGAGAAAGCTGTTCGCGGTCTGTTTGATGGATGGAGTAAGACAAATACACAGTATAAAGATGTTGCTTATAAAGGCAATGTTAATGCTACAGAGATTAATTTCGTTGATATGTCTAATGCCGTACAGTCAGAAATAGCATTAGTAAATGAGGTTGATTTAAAGATGAGTGATAAAGATTACTTTGCTGCTATTTTGGCTAACCAAATCCTAGGTGGCGGAGGAGAAGGACGTCTTTTCTTAAACTTGCGTGAAGCACATGGATGGACGTATGGCGCTTACTCTTCGGTGGGTACAACACGTAATTATCCTGGTAAATTTAGAGCTGGAGCTTCTGTTCGTAACGTAGTTACGGATAGTGCAGTTACTGAATTTATAAAAGAGATAGACCTTATTCGTACAACTCCTGTGAAAGCGGATGAGCTTAAATTGGCTAAAGCTAAATATGTTGGTAATTTTGTGATGGAAATCCAAAAACCTTCTACCGTAGCTATGTATGCATTATATAAGGAGTTATATAAATTACCTGCTGATTTCTACGAAAATTATATTAAAAATATTAATGCTGTTACTGTAGAAGATGTACAGAAAGCAGCACAAAAGTATTTCTTAAAAGATAATATGCGTATTGTTATCGTCGGTAAAGGAAGTGATGTGTTACCTGGATTAGAACGTCTAGGATATGATATAAAGTATTTCTCTAAAGAAGCAGAGGAAGTCGCAAAACCTACATCAGGTCAAGATCTAGCAGCTAAAGGACTTACTGTATCTTCTATTGCAGACAAGTATATTAATGCTATTGGTGGAGAGAAGAAGTTAGCAGAAGTAAAGTCTATCATGATAAGCAGCGTGGCGGAAGTACAGGGGATGCAATTAGAGTCTATCACTAAGGTAAAAGAGGGATATTTACTATCAGAACAAAAAATGATGGGAAATACAATGTCTAAACAAGTGGTGACTCCTAAAGAAGCATTCGTAATGGCTCAAGGACAAAAAATAGAGATGAAAGGTGAGGAGTTAAAAGCATTACAAGCTGAAGCTACTCCGTTCTCAGAATTAAAACTTAAGCAAGATAAAGGTGCTGTAGTAACAGGAGTAGAAACTGTAAATGGTAAGCAAGCTGTAGGTATTAAAGTAGGTAAGACAGTGTCTTATTATGACGTAGAGTCTGGACTTAAAGTATCTAGTGTAACTTCTCAAGAACAAGGCGGACAAGTAATGAGTATTACCACTACTTACGAGGATTATAAAGAAGTAAAAGGGGTTAAAGTTCCTTATAAGCAAGTGATGAATGTAGGTATAGAAATAATAAATGTAGTGAAAGAGGTTAAAATCAACGAAGGAGTAGCTGAAGCGGATTTTAAATAA
- the gldD gene encoding gliding motility lipoprotein GldD has protein sequence MTITEMRIPIITTILLLTLFTSCKEESTPKPNAFLALDYPNQEYTTYKNANGFEFSQNKWSTVKEGKNSSLEIHYPQMKATIFINYKPVENNINLLLKDAQKLTYEHFVKADEIIEQPFINTKDRVYGMFYNVEGNAATNVQFYATDSVKNFLVASLYFYAKPNFDSILPASEYVKRDMRKLIETLQWTEKQQSSPVHP, from the coding sequence ATGACAATCACTGAAATGAGAATCCCTATTATAACTACCATATTATTATTAACTCTATTCACATCGTGTAAAGAGGAGTCTACCCCTAAACCTAATGCTTTCTTAGCTCTAGATTATCCTAATCAAGAGTACACAACCTATAAGAACGCTAATGGATTTGAGTTTAGCCAGAATAAATGGTCTACTGTAAAAGAAGGAAAGAATAGCTCTTTAGAGATACATTATCCTCAAATGAAGGCTACAATATTTATTAACTACAAACCAGTAGAAAACAACATCAATTTGCTATTAAAAGACGCACAAAAACTAACTTACGAACACTTCGTAAAAGCAGACGAAATCATCGAACAACCATTCATTAATACTAAAGATAGAGTTTATGGAATGTTCTATAACGTAGAAGGCAATGCGGCAACTAATGTACAGTTCTACGCTACAGATAGCGTTAAAAACTTCTTAGTAGCCTCACTATACTTTTATGCTAAACCAAACTTCGATTCTATATTACCAGCAAGCGAGTATGTCAAAAGAGATATGCGCAAGCTAATAGAGACACTACAATGGACAGAGAAACAACAATCATCTCCTGTCCACCCCTAA
- a CDS encoding heavy-metal-associated domain-containing protein translates to MNILRSFVVVMLGTVLFASCKNENKAEVEVKEVTTQTSTNEMAGTVEKTTFQIEGMTCAIGCAKLIEGKLAGLDGVKSAHVDFDTKTAVVEFDDAKQDVTSLVKTVEKIANGIYQVDKANISSVK, encoded by the coding sequence ATGAATATACTTAGATCATTTGTAGTAGTAATGTTAGGGACAGTGCTATTTGCATCGTGTAAAAATGAAAATAAAGCAGAGGTAGAAGTGAAAGAGGTAACTACTCAGACTAGTACAAATGAAATGGCTGGTACTGTGGAGAAAACTACTTTTCAGATAGAAGGAATGACATGTGCTATCGGATGTGCTAAGTTAATCGAAGGAAAATTAGCTGGTCTAGATGGAGTGAAGAGTGCTCATGTAGACTTTGACACGAAGACGGCTGTAGTAGAGTTTGATGATGCTAAACAGGATGTAACTTCTTTAGTAAAGACAGTAGAAAAGATTGCTAATGGTATTTATCAAGTAGATAAAGCGAATATTAGTAGTGTAAAATAG
- a CDS encoding single-stranded DNA-binding protein produces MNGTLNKVTLIGHLGDNVKMHYFENGNCIGRFSLATNEVYVNKTSGEKYTSTEWHNLVVKNKAAEVCEKYLSKGDRIYVEGRIRTRQWQSDDGISRQTVEIMVTEFMFLDTKKESDYKTKTSFEEDKKQAIDNFNIPKETNNDNLPF; encoded by the coding sequence ATGAACGGCACCCTAAATAAAGTTACACTTATAGGTCATCTAGGTGATAACGTAAAGATGCATTACTTCGAAAATGGCAATTGTATAGGACGCTTTTCGCTTGCTACAAATGAAGTCTATGTAAATAAAACATCTGGCGAAAAATACACTTCTACCGAATGGCATAACTTAGTGGTAAAGAATAAAGCTGCTGAAGTATGTGAAAAATATCTCTCTAAAGGTGACCGTATATACGTAGAAGGTAGAATACGAACTCGTCAATGGCAAAGTGATGATGGCATCTCTAGACAGACTGTAGAGATTATGGTAACTGAGTTTATGTTTTTAGACACTAAAAAGGAAAGTGATTACAAAACAAAAACTTCCTTTGAAGAAGATAAAAAACAAGCTATAGATAATTTTAATATCCCTAAAGAGACTAATAATGATAATCTACCGTTTTAA